The Paenibacillus uliginis N3/975 genome has a window encoding:
- a CDS encoding YuzB family protein produces the protein MMRPIVEFCAGNAHFGTDKALKPLEERPDCEVIEYGCLTNCGQCYLAPFAFVNDEIVEAATAEELYLAILRKVKEIEQL, from the coding sequence ATGATGCGACCCATTGTTGAATTTTGTGCTGGGAATGCACATTTCGGTACAGATAAAGCTCTAAAGCCGCTTGAGGAACGACCGGACTGCGAGGTCATCGAGTACGGCTGCCTTACGAACTGTGGACAATGTTATCTGGCGCCATTCGCTTTCGTGAATGATGAAATCGTGGAAGCCGCTACAGCCGAAGAGCTCTATTTAGCCATCCTCCGAAAAGTAAAGGAAATCGAGCAACTGTGA
- a CDS encoding NAD(P)/FAD-dependent oxidoreductase produces the protein MKKLVILGGGYGGLALIQELFSSYLPHDLEVVLIDRMPYQGLKTEYYALAAGTVADTELRVKFPVYDKLSIHYGEVTSVDLESKLVYLYNDDPIEYDQLAIALGCTDQYHGVPGAEEFTCSLQSFSGARETYLRLNNLKPYGQVHIVGGGLSGIELASDLRESRPDLNIAILDRGARVLSSFPNRLSAYIQRWFAENNVEIHSGVSVSRVEKDVVYNVDQPIPTDITVWTAGIQPVSVIQNLDLPKDRSGRILLNDLYQVPSHPEVYVIGDCASLPFVPSAQAAGAQAEQIGYVLKALWRDDTPKVHPLKLKGTLGSLGKRAGFGLMGSTSVMGRVPRLLKSGVLWKSKRHF, from the coding sequence ATGAAAAAGCTCGTCATTCTCGGCGGAGGTTACGGTGGTCTTGCCTTAATTCAGGAATTGTTCAGCAGTTATCTTCCTCATGATCTGGAAGTGGTGCTCATTGATCGCATGCCTTATCAAGGTCTCAAAACGGAATACTACGCTTTGGCCGCAGGTACCGTTGCAGATACGGAGCTGCGGGTAAAATTCCCGGTTTACGATAAGCTGAGCATTCATTACGGGGAAGTTACCTCGGTCGATCTGGAATCAAAATTGGTGTATTTATATAATGATGATCCTATTGAGTACGATCAGCTGGCTATCGCCCTGGGCTGTACAGATCAGTATCACGGTGTGCCGGGAGCTGAGGAATTTACATGCAGTCTGCAGTCTTTTTCCGGGGCACGTGAAACCTATTTACGTTTAAATAACCTTAAACCGTATGGCCAGGTTCATATTGTCGGTGGGGGCCTGAGCGGTATTGAGCTTGCTTCTGATTTACGAGAAAGCCGGCCTGACCTTAACATAGCCATTCTTGACCGGGGAGCTCGTGTACTCTCTTCCTTTCCGAACCGTCTATCCGCCTACATTCAGCGCTGGTTTGCAGAAAACAATGTGGAAATTCATAGCGGGGTTTCCGTTTCCAGAGTAGAAAAGGATGTGGTCTACAATGTAGATCAACCGATACCTACGGATATTACCGTCTGGACCGCCGGTATTCAGCCTGTTTCTGTCATACAAAATTTGGATCTGCCAAAAGACCGTAGTGGACGGATTTTACTTAATGATCTGTATCAAGTTCCTTCCCATCCGGAAGTATATGTCATCGGCGATTGCGCCAGCCTTCCGTTTGTGCCAAGCGCACAAGCCGCAGGAGCTCAAGCTGAGCAGATTGGATATGTACTGAAGGCTCTGTGGAGAGACGACACACCAAAGGTACACCCGCTTAAACTGAAGGGCACCCTCGGTTCACTCGGCAAGCGGGCCGGCTTTGGTTTAATGGGCAGTACCTCCGTTATGGGACGTGTGCCTAGACTGCTAAAAAGTGGTGTGCTCTGGAAGTCCAAGCGCCATTTCTGA
- the mqnE gene encoding aminofutalosine synthase MqnE — protein MPTLVSPSMDKRMAEIVEKVQNGVRLNLEDGVYLYQTDDLLTLGQLANEANLRKNGNKVYFIENMSLYFTNVCESRCAFCNFRKDQGEEGSYTLSGPEMIQYVEEHFHPGIREFHIVGGHNNNVPFQYYVDSLKALNERFPDVTLKAYTAAEIEFFTRISGLSIKEVLQELQKAGLKTLTGGGAEILSDQYRQKMKVDKANVDQYLEVHRTAHQLGMRTHTTMLYGSIESHEDRIRHMLQIRDLQDETNGFMVFIPLSMQPKNKNAGIMRRNSAYEDLKTIAISRLMLDNIDHVKAYFINIGAQLTQVALSFGASDVHGTILKERISHAAGALTPEGLTRKELVWLIQGAGRIPVERDTFYNEVKVYE, from the coding sequence ATGCCAACCCTTGTAAGCCCTTCAATGGACAAAAGAATGGCTGAGATTGTTGAGAAGGTTCAAAACGGTGTTCGCTTGAACCTCGAAGACGGCGTTTATTTGTATCAAACCGATGACCTTCTGACCCTGGGGCAGCTCGCAAATGAAGCGAATCTGCGCAAAAACGGGAACAAGGTTTATTTTATTGAAAACATGAGTTTGTATTTCACCAATGTGTGTGAGTCCCGCTGTGCTTTTTGCAATTTCCGTAAAGACCAAGGCGAGGAAGGCTCCTATACTCTCTCCGGTCCGGAAATGATTCAGTATGTGGAAGAGCACTTCCATCCGGGTATTCGAGAGTTCCATATTGTTGGCGGACATAACAACAATGTACCGTTCCAATACTATGTAGATTCATTAAAAGCCCTTAATGAGCGGTTTCCAGACGTAACACTGAAGGCTTATACGGCAGCTGAAATCGAATTTTTCACACGGATCAGCGGCCTTAGCATAAAGGAAGTACTGCAAGAGCTACAGAAAGCCGGCCTGAAAACTTTGACCGGCGGCGGAGCCGAAATACTGTCAGACCAGTACCGCCAGAAAATGAAAGTGGACAAAGCCAATGTAGATCAGTACCTTGAGGTACACCGTACCGCACATCAGCTCGGCATGAGAACACATACTACAATGCTGTACGGTTCTATTGAAAGTCACGAGGACCGTATCCGCCATATGTTGCAGATCCGGGATCTGCAGGATGAGACGAATGGATTTATGGTATTTATCCCGCTCTCTATGCAGCCAAAGAATAAGAATGCGGGCATTATGCGCCGTAACTCGGCTTATGAGGACTTGAAGACCATTGCGATTAGCCGCCTCATGCTGGATAATATCGACCATGTTAAAGCTTATTTCATCAATATCGGCGCCCAATTAACACAGGTGGCACTCAGCTTCGGAGCTTCCGATGTTCACGGTACGATTCTAAAAGAACGTATAAGCCACGCCGCTGGTGCATTGACGCCTGAGGGCTTGACTCGCAAAGAGCTTGTCTGGCTGATTCAAGGAGCCGGCCGAATTCCCGTGGAGCGCGATACATTCTATAACGAAGTCAAGGTATACGAATAG
- a CDS encoding HesB/IscA family protein, with protein MITISDTAAERLKDMLAEQETPNMFLRLGVTSGGCSGFSYAMGFDDDETEDDVYMNVADMKIVVDKDSMKYLNGLEIDFEESGMTGGFTIHNPNATVTCGCGSSFRTKTDAGNPSAEPC; from the coding sequence ATGATTACAATTAGTGATACTGCAGCAGAGCGTCTGAAAGATATGCTTGCGGAACAGGAAACACCGAATATGTTCCTTCGTTTGGGTGTCACGTCCGGTGGGTGCAGCGGTTTTTCCTATGCAATGGGCTTTGACGACGACGAAACGGAAGATGATGTATATATGAATGTCGCCGACATGAAAATTGTGGTTGACAAGGATAGTATGAAATATTTGAACGGTCTCGAAATTGATTTTGAGGAATCTGGCATGACGGGTGGTTTCACCATCCACAATCCGAATGCTACGGTAACCTGCGGTTGCGGATCTTCCTTCCGGACAAAAACAGATGCCGGAAATCCAAGTGCGGAGCCTTGCTAA
- a CDS encoding NAD(P)/FAD-dependent oxidoreductase produces the protein MDKQVDVIVIGAGVAGSSTAVQLAERGHDTLLLDRQPFPRHKTCGEFMSPETQEMLEFLGVDLLQHQVKPSTMNKARIFMPYGGEIEAPLPGSAWGISRYELDRLLHQKALSVGAEIITQTTVTGIVQLDNNRYKVETRQGNDTICYYAKAVIGAYGTRKPKCVVNTDEAHRDEIIYVGLKSHYTGINVESQVELYFCEGGYTGISPIQNGMVNVAALLTLDVVQSNGKSVQDILQAASRTNPKLAARLEQAVPVQGTQVSIAPVRLSDIPEPWSTFPHVGDALLMIPPLCGDGMSVALRSSILCSNLTDRYLRDEMTYTEWQSQYTKEANFEFTKLLRRARNIQKLAFAKTNRLYPGMARMFPGLASYVVKATRLSEAGLSR, from the coding sequence ATGGATAAGCAAGTGGATGTCATAGTGATTGGAGCCGGGGTTGCTGGCAGTAGTACAGCGGTGCAGCTTGCAGAGCGGGGACATGACACACTTTTGCTGGATCGCCAACCGTTTCCAAGGCATAAAACGTGCGGTGAATTTATGTCCCCAGAAACTCAAGAAATGCTGGAATTTCTGGGTGTTGATCTACTGCAGCATCAGGTGAAGCCGAGCACGATGAATAAGGCACGCATCTTTATGCCTTACGGTGGTGAAATAGAGGCACCGCTTCCTGGAAGCGCCTGGGGAATAAGCCGTTATGAGCTCGATCGCCTGCTTCATCAGAAAGCGTTATCTGTCGGGGCTGAAATTATAACCCAAACAACCGTTACTGGTATTGTCCAGCTGGATAACAACCGGTACAAGGTTGAAACAAGGCAAGGTAATGACACCATTTGCTATTATGCCAAGGCTGTCATTGGCGCGTACGGGACCCGAAAACCCAAGTGTGTTGTGAATACAGATGAAGCACATCGGGATGAAATCATATATGTTGGATTAAAATCGCATTACACCGGGATTAACGTAGAGTCACAGGTCGAGCTTTATTTTTGTGAAGGTGGTTACACAGGAATCTCTCCTATACAAAATGGAATGGTTAATGTGGCGGCGTTACTTACACTCGATGTCGTTCAGTCGAACGGTAAATCCGTACAGGATATATTGCAAGCAGCCTCCCGTACCAATCCGAAACTGGCTGCAAGACTGGAGCAGGCTGTACCCGTCCAAGGAACCCAGGTATCGATCGCGCCCGTCAGGCTGTCTGACATACCTGAGCCTTGGTCCACATTTCCACATGTGGGGGACGCCCTGTTGATGATCCCTCCTCTATGCGGAGACGGAATGTCCGTAGCGCTACGATCTTCTATACTGTGTTCAAACCTGACGGATCGGTATTTACGGGATGAAATGACTTACACCGAATGGCAAAGCCAGTACACAAAGGAAGCCAACTTCGAGTTTACGAAGCTGCTCAGGAGAGCACGTAACATCCAGAAGTTAGCTTTTGCGAAAACAAATCGTTTATATCCGGGGATGGCGCGCATGTTTCCGGGCTTAGCGTCATATGTAGTGAAGGCTACACGATTATCAGAGGCAGGATTATCCCGCTGA
- a CDS encoding methionine ABC transporter permease, whose product MFGLDFSEVNWEEIITATLDTLRMLASSALFTILIGLPLGVLLYMAARSSSGWVRFGYSIISFIVNVLRSVPFIILIVAMIPITKSIVGVSYGVLGTIPPLVIGAAPFFARLVETSLNEVDKGVIEAAHAMGSSTRQVIWRVLLPEARPGLLASITITIVTLVSYTAMSGLVGGGGLGDLAIRYGYHRYETEVMIVAVVLMVLLVQLLQMAGDRLVRHFTRK is encoded by the coding sequence ATGTTCGGACTTGATTTTTCCGAGGTGAACTGGGAAGAGATCATCACGGCAACACTGGATACACTCCGAATGCTGGCTTCATCGGCTTTGTTTACGATTCTAATCGGCCTGCCGCTCGGTGTGCTGTTATATATGGCGGCACGATCTTCATCAGGATGGGTGCGCTTCGGATATTCCATCATATCATTTATCGTCAATGTTCTTCGTTCCGTACCATTTATTATATTGATTGTCGCAATGATTCCGATTACGAAATCAATTGTAGGTGTATCCTATGGGGTTCTCGGAACGATTCCACCGCTTGTTATTGGAGCGGCTCCATTCTTCGCACGACTCGTGGAAACCTCACTGAATGAAGTAGATAAAGGTGTAATCGAAGCGGCGCATGCGATGGGTTCATCTACACGTCAGGTCATCTGGCGGGTGCTGCTGCCAGAAGCGCGTCCAGGCCTACTTGCATCAATCACGATTACGATCGTTACGCTCGTCTCTTACACGGCGATGTCAGGACTGGTAGGCGGCGGTGGTCTGGGTGATCTGGCCATTAGATATGGTTACCACCGCTATGAAACCGAAGTTATGATTGTGGCTGTCGTCTTGATGGTGCTGCTCGTGCAGCTGCTGCAGATGGCAGGCGATCGTCTGGTACGGCATTTCACAAGAAAATAA
- a CDS encoding MetQ/NlpA family ABC transporter substrate-binding protein, translating to MKKKLLLGLLSLSLVVVLGACGDKAAENGGKEGLTIKVGASPKPHSEILEHIKPALEKEGVKLEIVEFTDYVLPNQQVDQKQIDANFFQHKPYMDSEVKQRDMDLVSVVAVHVEPLGAYSKKIKSVDELKDGAVVAIPNDPTNGGRALTLLAKNGLIKLQDENKLESTAKDITENPKNLVIKEVEAAMLPRMLDEMDMAIINTNYALEAGLDPTKDAIFIEDKDNPYANILTARSDSKDSEAIQKLAKALTSDDVKKFIEEEYKGAVIPAF from the coding sequence ATGAAGAAAAAGTTGTTATTGGGATTGCTCAGTTTGTCATTGGTAGTAGTTTTAGGAGCTTGTGGGGATAAGGCAGCAGAAAATGGCGGTAAGGAAGGTCTGACGATTAAAGTTGGTGCATCACCAAAACCGCATTCCGAGATTTTGGAGCATATTAAGCCGGCACTTGAGAAAGAAGGCGTCAAGCTTGAAATAGTAGAGTTTACGGATTACGTGCTTCCGAATCAGCAGGTAGATCAGAAGCAAATTGATGCTAACTTCTTCCAACATAAGCCTTATATGGACAGTGAAGTGAAACAACGTGATATGGATCTTGTGTCCGTAGTAGCTGTTCATGTTGAACCTTTGGGGGCTTACTCCAAAAAGATCAAGTCAGTAGATGAACTGAAGGATGGCGCAGTGGTTGCAATTCCGAACGATCCTACCAATGGCGGACGTGCGCTTACATTGCTGGCCAAAAATGGTCTGATCAAGCTGCAGGATGAGAACAAGCTGGAATCCACAGCAAAAGATATCACAGAAAATCCGAAAAATCTGGTGATAAAAGAAGTAGAAGCGGCTATGCTGCCACGTATGTTGGATGAGATGGACATGGCGATCATTAACACGAACTATGCTCTCGAAGCAGGTCTTGATCCTACGAAGGACGCAATCTTCATCGAGGATAAAGATAATCCTTATGCAAACATTCTTACAGCACGCTCGGATAGTAAAGATTCCGAAGCGATTCAGAAATTAGCTAAAGCACTGACTTCGGACGATGTGAAGAAATTTATTGAAGAAGAATATAAAGGTGCGGTTATTCCTGCCTTCTAA
- a CDS encoding methionine ABC transporter ATP-binding protein, translated as MIELKRLTKQYGKAGTLTTALSELNLSIEKGEIFGVIGHSGAGKSTLIRCINLLERPTSGEVWVNGVNLTGLGNKQLQGERRKIGMIFQHFNLLSSATVFDNIAFPLRLIKTPKSEIERKVSELLALVGLEAHRNKFPSQLSGGQKQRVGIARALASDPEVLLCDEATSALDPQTTDSILRLLLDINQHFNLTIVLITHEMHVIQSICDRVAVIHQGGIVEQGPVTEVFLKPKHEVTREFIRNETDSGEALRLAIHAPHTESSRAAKITFLGSKTYESTLSQTVRETGVAFAILQGTISTIKHTPYGQLIVRFEGDKPAIDLTIQKLQEQGLDVEVMD; from the coding sequence TTGATCGAACTTAAGCGATTGACGAAGCAGTACGGAAAAGCCGGAACGTTGACCACAGCCTTGTCCGAATTGAATCTGTCGATTGAAAAAGGTGAAATATTCGGAGTGATCGGACATTCTGGTGCCGGCAAGAGCACACTGATACGTTGTATTAACTTGCTGGAACGGCCAACCTCCGGTGAGGTATGGGTTAACGGGGTTAACCTGACGGGTCTTGGCAATAAGCAGCTACAAGGAGAGCGCCGCAAGATAGGAATGATATTTCAGCATTTTAATCTGCTCTCTTCAGCAACGGTATTTGATAATATTGCGTTTCCGCTGCGTTTAATCAAGACACCCAAGTCAGAGATTGAACGGAAAGTGAGTGAACTGCTGGCTCTGGTCGGGCTGGAAGCTCACCGGAACAAATTCCCTTCGCAGTTATCCGGGGGACAGAAACAGAGAGTCGGTATTGCAAGGGCGCTGGCTAGCGATCCGGAAGTGCTACTCTGTGACGAAGCGACCTCTGCATTGGATCCGCAGACTACCGATTCCATTCTCAGATTGCTGTTGGATATTAACCAGCACTTTAACTTAACGATCGTTCTTATTACTCACGAGATGCACGTTATCCAGAGTATTTGTGACCGGGTTGCGGTGATTCACCAAGGTGGCATTGTAGAGCAGGGGCCTGTGACGGAAGTGTTCCTGAAACCTAAACATGAAGTGACAAGGGAGTTTATCCGAAATGAAACGGATAGCGGAGAAGCATTGAGGCTCGCTATTCATGCTCCTCATACCGAGTCATCTCGCGCAGCAAAAATCACTTTTTTGGGTTCGAAAACATACGAATCCACTCTTTCTCAAACGGTGCGCGAAACTGGGGTAGCTTTTGCGATTTTGCAAGGTACCATTTCTACGATCAAGCATACGCCATATGGCCAGTTGATCGTCCGATTTGAAGGGGATAAGCCGGCTATTGATCTGACCATTCAGAAGTTGCAGGAACAAGGGCTTGACGTGGAGGTGATGGACTGA
- a CDS encoding SDR family oxidoreductase produces MKGKVALITGSATGLGKMTALTLARQGCDIALNFVNSKEQAHALKKEIEGMGVRAIAVKADIAVEEELYSLVDQTEEQLGQVDILVNNAGPFIRERRLFSQYDRNEIVHLINGNLTGVMLLDHRVLPSMREQKWGRIIHFGFGHAGEARSWPHRSVYAAAKVGLVSFTKTLAVEEAPYGITVNMVCPGDIRGANKEKTIDEVFGITDELTPRGRSGSGEDIARVIEYLCMEKSDFITGNIMDISGGLDPIRPRIIPE; encoded by the coding sequence TTGAAGGGGAAAGTGGCGCTGATTACCGGAAGTGCGACTGGATTGGGCAAAATGACCGCCTTAACGCTGGCCCGGCAGGGATGCGATATTGCGCTGAACTTCGTTAACAGTAAAGAGCAGGCACACGCTCTTAAGAAAGAAATCGAAGGGATGGGTGTTCGGGCAATTGCAGTGAAAGCGGATATCGCTGTGGAAGAGGAATTGTACAGTCTTGTAGATCAGACTGAGGAACAACTGGGACAGGTCGATATTCTAGTGAACAATGCGGGTCCATTTATTCGGGAACGACGTCTGTTTTCACAATATGATCGTAATGAAATCGTACATCTGATTAATGGTAATCTGACAGGCGTTATGCTGCTGGACCATCGTGTCCTGCCCTCCATGAGAGAACAGAAATGGGGGCGCATTATTCATTTCGGATTCGGTCATGCGGGTGAAGCAAGATCCTGGCCGCACCGTTCTGTTTACGCAGCTGCCAAAGTGGGACTTGTGTCCTTCACCAAGACATTGGCTGTAGAAGAGGCCCCTTACGGTATTACGGTAAATATGGTCTGTCCCGGAGATATCCGGGGAGCGAATAAAGAGAAGACGATCGATGAGGTGTTCGGTATAACGGATGAGCTTACTCCTCGTGGACGTTCCGGAAGCGGTGAAGACATCGCCCGGGTCATCGAGTATCTCTGTATGGAGAAATCGGATTTCATCACAGGCAATATTATGGATATATCCGGCGGGCTGGATCCTATTCGCCCCCGCATCATCCCTGAGTAA
- a CDS encoding type III polyketide synthase, with the protein MNPVSNNSQVSILGIGTALPIHSISQSVIAELLATSLHDQPDLARFSRRIFRSCGVETRYTCEPNYLGTSEECRYLPVGDRSNIPTTEERMNTYRREALPLAIEAAEKAIKDADIQPGNITHLISVSCTGQYVPGLDVMLIRHLGLSSRVNRLPLIFQGCAAGLKAIQMARDIVQSTPDSQVLVVCVELCTLHFQPVKEREALFAASFFGDGASSCVIGHADQYHTHYLQLGTGYSVLLPDSTEDMTWEVGNAGFDLYLSPRIPKLLGTHLVPELEMLLAGDNLPDLWAIHPGGRGIVDSVQNVLNLRDDQTKFSRDILKNAGNLSSVTIMFVLDAMRSELQSVDSTAKEGVALAFGPGLTAELMRFRYVPSYASLLTEHDHAYL; encoded by the coding sequence ATGAACCCTGTCTCTAATAATTCCCAGGTTTCTATTTTGGGCATCGGAACGGCTCTGCCGATCCATTCGATATCACAATCCGTTATAGCCGAGCTTTTGGCTACTTCTTTGCATGACCAACCGGACTTGGCTCGATTTTCCAGAAGAATTTTCAGATCCTGCGGAGTGGAGACTCGTTATACATGTGAACCGAACTATTTAGGTACATCCGAAGAATGCCGATACTTACCTGTTGGTGATCGGTCCAACATTCCTACAACAGAAGAAAGAATGAATACATATAGAAGAGAAGCATTGCCTTTAGCAATAGAGGCTGCAGAAAAAGCAATAAAGGATGCCGATATCCAGCCTGGAAATATTACTCATCTCATCTCGGTTAGTTGTACCGGCCAATATGTGCCAGGTCTTGATGTTATGCTGATAAGACATTTAGGGCTGTCTTCCCGTGTTAATCGTCTTCCATTGATCTTTCAGGGCTGTGCAGCAGGATTAAAAGCCATTCAAATGGCCAGGGATATCGTACAAAGTACACCAGACTCACAAGTTCTTGTCGTATGCGTTGAGCTGTGTACTTTGCATTTTCAGCCTGTAAAGGAGAGGGAAGCATTATTCGCGGCTTCATTTTTCGGAGATGGGGCTTCGTCGTGTGTTATTGGCCATGCCGACCAGTACCATACGCATTACTTGCAGCTTGGAACAGGATACTCGGTTTTATTGCCTGATTCTACGGAAGATATGACCTGGGAAGTTGGTAATGCCGGGTTTGATCTTTATCTCTCCCCGCGTATACCCAAACTGTTAGGCACACATCTTGTACCTGAATTGGAAATGTTACTTGCCGGTGACAATCTGCCAGATCTATGGGCCATTCATCCTGGAGGTCGTGGAATCGTCGATTCTGTACAAAATGTGCTGAACTTGCGTGATGATCAGACCAAATTCAGCAGGGATATTCTCAAAAATGCAGGCAATTTGTCCTCTGTAACGATTATGTTTGTTCTCGACGCCATGCGCAGCGAGCTCCAATCCGTGGATAGCACGGCCAAAGAAGGAGTCGCATTGGCCTTTGGACCAGGCCTGACAGCAGAACTTATGCGATTCAGGTATGTCCCATCTTATGCCTCTTTACTCACAGAGCATGACCATGCCTATCTTTAG
- a CDS encoding methyltransferase domain-containing protein — MPIFRNLAKRAQEDELMDDFSTGGEELIEALKHLRRLNKIFAAPGPTRYGIEKLWNDIGRPESLTILDVGAGSGDVNRKLLQWADDKGIHLNITLVDLTEEACEEARSLFQNEPRIQVKQADVRQMPEAFADIVTGSQFVHHFDGEELIDIVSHMLKASRYGVVINDIHRHVVSYTAVWITTRIISRNRYIRHDGPLSVAKGFTGADWKDLKRKLNHDSMTYVWKPLFRYAVVIPHKRT, encoded by the coding sequence ATGCCTATCTTTAGAAATTTAGCTAAACGGGCACAGGAAGATGAATTGATGGATGATTTTTCGACCGGAGGCGAAGAATTGATTGAGGCGCTTAAACATTTAAGACGTCTGAACAAAATATTTGCTGCACCTGGGCCAACGAGGTACGGGATCGAGAAATTGTGGAATGACATAGGAAGACCTGAGTCTCTGACCATCCTGGATGTGGGTGCTGGTTCGGGAGACGTCAATCGCAAGCTCCTTCAATGGGCGGACGATAAAGGAATACATCTCAATATCACGCTGGTGGATCTGACGGAAGAAGCGTGTGAGGAAGCCAGGTCTCTTTTTCAAAATGAACCGCGTATACAGGTTAAACAGGCAGATGTCCGGCAAATGCCTGAGGCATTTGCCGATATTGTGACCGGTTCACAATTTGTTCATCATTTTGATGGCGAAGAATTGATTGATATCGTATCTCATATGCTGAAAGCTTCCAGGTATGGTGTTGTAATTAATGATATTCACCGCCATGTGGTCTCATATACAGCCGTATGGATTACTACGCGCATTATATCTCGTAATCGTTATATCCGGCATGATGGTCCATTGTCTGTTGCCAAAGGATTTACCGGGGCGGACTGGAAGGACCTGAAGAGAAAATTGAATCATGATTCGATGACCTACGTCTGGAAACCTCTGTTTCGTTATGCCGTCGTGATACCTCATAAGCGAACTTGA
- a CDS encoding NifU family protein — MSENAQSTTYDEVAEVLDKLRPFLQRDGGDVELVDVEDGIVKLKLVGACGSCPSSTITLKAGIERALVEEVEGIQEVVQVF, encoded by the coding sequence ATGAGCGAAAACGCACAAAGCACAACATATGATGAAGTAGCTGAAGTGCTCGATAAGCTTCGTCCGTTCCTGCAGCGCGACGGCGGTGACGTGGAATTGGTCGACGTTGAAGACGGCATTGTTAAACTGAAACTTGTAGGTGCCTGCGGCAGCTGCCCAAGCTCCACCATAACCTTGAAGGCCGGGATTGAACGTGCCCTGGTTGAAGAAGTTGAAGGCATCCAAGAAGTAGTACAAGTGTTTTAA
- a CDS encoding Cthe_2314 family HEPN domain-containing protein, which yields MLRILLGEPPRKNEGLLKDAIETMLKTTQLLQREIEKNQDPTHDFRKLEIWIRGLIGSLDELEQSWFAACHFRKSVKAGYVDDMSIQEQGEYARYVYFYKDGFIRVFSILDKLGTVLNDLYDLHTSKVKAHFSYFTVLRQFRYLKYHDELVDKLEGIKNHYKSSLSVLRKRRNAEIHYMNSEMQDDLWQRHQGLNDRVGLEDMDKHLDDLNQGLDMVCKTLAVSFHYTNDLWAAKGVSSKRMNL from the coding sequence ATGCTTCGAATTTTGCTCGGGGAACCGCCCCGAAAAAATGAGGGTCTGCTTAAAGACGCCATTGAAACGATGTTGAAGACAACCCAGCTTTTGCAAAGAGAGATTGAGAAAAATCAGGATCCAACGCATGACTTTCGCAAGCTTGAGATATGGATCCGTGGCTTGATTGGATCATTGGATGAGCTGGAGCAGAGCTGGTTCGCGGCATGTCATTTCCGTAAATCGGTAAAGGCCGGGTATGTTGATGACATGTCGATCCAGGAACAAGGGGAATATGCTCGTTACGTGTATTTTTATAAGGACGGATTTATCCGGGTGTTCTCCATTCTTGATAAACTCGGGACAGTGCTGAATGATTTGTATGATCTTCATACGTCCAAGGTTAAGGCTCATTTTTCATATTTCACAGTGCTTCGCCAGTTTAGGTATTTAAAATATCACGATGAATTGGTGGACAAGCTCGAAGGTATTAAGAACCACTATAAGTCATCCCTAAGTGTTCTTCGCAAACGACGCAATGCGGAAATTCATTACATGAACTCTGAGATGCAGGATGATCTGTGGCAGCGGCACCAAGGACTTAACGATAGGGTGGGGCTGGAAGATATGGATAAGCATCTGGACGATTTGAATCAAGGACTTGATATGGTATGCAAAACGCTGGCCGTTTCATTTCATTACACAAACGATCTTTGGGCAGCAAAAGGCGTTAGTTCTAAGCGTATGAACCTATAA